Proteins encoded together in one Porites lutea chromosome 2, jaPorLute2.1, whole genome shotgun sequence window:
- the LOC140929176 gene encoding uncharacterized protein, whose amino-acid sequence MRVYQLFKTKVLQSPGLFMNLNKLRDKYFVAPPRRKCLEQIDDIYCHHYFKRCFIDSWGSQMLCREACEELIFQVCDREFKEASDFNKGRDSRKDFFGFYWDIIDCTRLPFRNESNNCYYPDKVRDELNVLQSEDCFYGNGRGYRGNVSTTKKGYTCQAWDSQWPHKHEINGSIYEEVRNSSNYCRNPGGFGSKGTWCYTTNMSLQWDHCDVPKCSNKTPSSPPADFRGHNLSSTRIKVFWGDVPKHSIHGILIGFHVACEKLDFTDEHFVDTKSEHHNCEFTGMEKYTNYSCRLRAYNNFGNGTWSKQLLISTDEDVPDRPPEEILAKSLGKDVVQLEWKPVLPKYANGKVLGYKLIYGVVNSILRANSIVPAPGHRLKIGGLKPNTNYSFQILAFTSKGNGATSTNFFAKTSSEPKQNRSNDLGKGAIVAASVVPGIVVFSTIFLAIYFARKRQLMALNNGNINRNLAGGVVPYATSPLDWIDRIIANRHGYEALDDENVPIITPRRHRYINIAADGSLNIPPYLRNILIEFEQTYENTRYNRLKRKRTVRRNGQPKYDKLDRGLSSYNALHHQNYIRSLDVPQGITTTETFREHNHRSTDWSELREFMRAQSESDVNSKWLTEVGVAEQATSFRRRRFSVDLGEVREFIAFREVGIHLEDEFTV is encoded by the exons ATGCGGGTCTATCAGTTATTTAAAACCAAGGTTTTGCAATCACCAGGGTTATTTATGAATTTGAATAAATTACGCGACAAATATTTTGTTGCACCACCGCGCCGAAAATGCCTTGAACAGATTGACGATATATACTGTCACCACTACTTTAAACGCTGCTTCATCGATTCCTGGGGATCCCAGATGCTTTGTAGAGAAGCATGCGAGGAATTAATTTTTCAAGTCTGTGATCGTGAGTTTAAGGAAGCCTCAGATTTCAACAAGGGGCGCGATTCCCGCAAGGATTTTTTTGGATTCTATTGGGACATCATCGACTGCACAAGATTACCATTTCGGAATGAATCCAACAACTGTTATTATCCAGACAAGGTCCGAG ACGAACTCAACGTCCTCCAGAGTGAAG ATTGCTTCTATGGAAACGGACGTGGCTATCGGGGCAACGTAAGCACCACCAAAAAGGGCTACACTTGTCAGGCGTGGGATTCACAGTGGCCCCACAAACATGAGATTAATGGATCCATTTACGAGGAGGTCAGAAACAGCAGCAATTATTGCCGCAATCCAGGAGGGTTTGGTTCGAAAGGGACTTGGTGTTACACCACTAATATGAGCTTGCAGTGGGACCACTGTGATGTACCTAAATGCTCCAATAAAA CTCCATCAAGCCCGCCGGCCGATTTCAGGGGTCATAATCTGAGCTCAACAAGAATTAAAGTCTTTTGGGGAGATGTTCCAAAACATTCTATACATGGAATACTTATCGGATTCCATGTGGCCTGTGAAAAGCTCGACTTCACTGACGAGCATTTTGTCGACACCAAGTCTGAACATCATAACTGCGAGTTTACAGGAATGGAAAAATATACTAATTATAGCTGTCGGCTGAGAGCCTACAACAATTTTGGAAATGGTACATGGAGTAAACAGCTTTTGATTTCAACTGATGAAGATG TTCCAGACCGCCCTCCTGAAGAAATATTAGCAAAAAGCCTTGGAAAGGATGTGGTGCAGCTTGAGTGGAAACCAGTCCTCCCGAAATATGCGAATGGAAAGGTTCTTGGGTATAAACTAATTTACGGTGTCGTTAACAGCATATTGCGAGCTAACAGCATCGTACCTGCACCAGGACATCGTCTAAAGATCGGTGGACTGAAACCCAACACGAACTACAGCTTCCAGATTCTTGCATTTACCTCAAAAGGCAACGGTGCGACCAGTACAAACTTCTTCGCTAAAACGTCTTCAG aaccgAAGCAAAACCGGAGCAACGATCTAG GAAAAGGAGCCATAGTTGCAGCAAGTGTTGTACCTGGTATCGTTGTCTTCAGCACCATTTTCCTCGCAATATACTTTGCAAGAAAGAGGCAATTGATGGCCCTGAACAATGGAAATA TTAACAGGAATTTAGCTGGAGGTGTCGTACCATACGCTACATCACCACTGGACTGGATTGATAGAATCATTGCTAATAGACACGGATACGAAGCACTCGATGACGAAAATGTTCCCATCATCACACCACGTCGCCATCGCTACATCAACATTGCTGCTGATGGTTCCCTAAACATTCCACCGTACCTGAGGAACATTCTTATTGAGTTTGAACAAACCTATGAAAACACACGCTACAATAGGCTGAAAAG AAAACGAACCGTACGGAGAAATGGGCAACCCAAATACGATAAGCTGGACAGAGGGCTATCTAGCTACAATGCTCTGCACCACCAGAACTATATACGCAGTCTCGACGTCCCACAAGGAATAACGACTACAGAGACTTTCAGAGAACACAACCACCGCTCCACTGATTGGAGTGAGCTTCGAGAATTTATGCGGGCTCAGTCTGAAAGTGATGTTAACAGCAAGTGGTTGACCGAAGTGGGAGTTGCAGAACAGGCAACGAGTTTTCGTCGCCGTCGTTTCTCTGTTGACCTGGGTGAAGTGAGGGAGTTCATTGCATTCAGAGAAGTGGGGATTCACTTAGAAGATGAATTCACAGTATGA